In the Emcibacter sp. SYSU 3D8 genome, one interval contains:
- a CDS encoding helix-turn-helix transcriptional regulator: MTRTVLDQLSGFAERLRLVREACGYASRRAFAQALGIEEAAYRKYERAESYPQPETLGRIRQLTGATVDYLYFGEQAGLPLGLHQRILEISG, from the coding sequence ATGACCAGGACCGTCCTCGACCAGCTCTCCGGATTCGCCGAACGACTTCGGCTGGTCCGGGAAGCCTGCGGCTATGCCTCGCGCCGCGCCTTCGCCCAGGCGCTCGGCATCGAGGAAGCCGCCTACCGGAAATATGAACGCGCCGAGAGCTATCCCCAGCCGGAAACCCTGGGCCGCATTCGCCAACTCACCGGCGCTACGGTCGATTATCTGTATTTCGGCGAGCAGGCGGGATTGCCCTTGGGACTGCACCAAAGGATTCTTGAAATCAGTGGTTAG